The nucleotide window GCCGGCGCGTAGTGGAGGTGCACCACCCTCCGGTCGCCACTGTCCCTGACCCGCCGGATGTGACCGGTCCGTTCCAGCCGGTCCAGACAGGCCGTCACCGCGCCCGAGGTCAGATTGAGCTGCTCCCGCAGCCGCCCCGGCGTCATGGCGGTGCCGGGTTCACCGTGGTCCGCGTCGAGGATCGCGATGAGCGCCTGCACGTCCGTCGGGTGGAGGTCCTGCTCATGGGCGAATTCATGTGCGATGCGGTTGAACTCGCTGTTCATCCGCCGCAGCAGCACGGCGAAACTCTGGAGCCCGGCCGCGTCGTCGTCGGTGCCTCTGTCAGGGCCGCCTTCAGTGCTGCGCATGTGTCCAGGGTAATATCTCTCGATGATTGAGATAGTTGATCATTGAGAGACATGCTCCACCGCGTGTCGGACCGCCATACGTACCGCGATCCGGGGAACGTGTCCCGCCTCGCGGCACCGTCGTGTCGCACCACCCCCGCCCGGCACCACCGTCCCTCTCCGCAGAATCACTCCGCAGCACCGTCACCTCGCAGCAACCGCTGCCACCTCGCAAGCACGTCCCGTCGTTACGAACGCGTCGACTCCTGGGGAAGCAATGACGTCCGCCTCACGGCACCGCACACTCCGCTGGCTGGTGCCCGCAGTACTCGTCCTCGTCTGGCTCGGCATCGGGGGAGTCTTCGGCCCCTACGCAGGGAAGCTCGGAGAGGTCTCCACCAACGACCAGGCCGCGTTCCTGCCGCGCAGCGCCGAGTCGACCGAGGTCTCCGAGGAACAGAAGGCCTTCCAGAAGTCCGGCACCGTGCCTGCCATCGTCGTCTGGACCGGCGAGGA belongs to Streptomyces sp. NBC_00102 and includes:
- a CDS encoding MarR family winged helix-turn-helix transcriptional regulator — encoded protein: MRSTEGGPDRGTDDDAAGLQSFAVLLRRMNSEFNRIAHEFAHEQDLHPTDVQALIAILDADHGEPGTAMTPGRLREQLNLTSGAVTACLDRLERTGHIRRVRDSGDRRVVHLHYAPAAMAVARDYFRPLAESTRAARGQFDAAELRTVSRFLEAMNDELAQIRRARK